DNA sequence from the Halobacterium sp. DL1 genome:
CCGTCATCGACGCGGAGACGATGGACTCCTGCATGTCCTGCATGGCGTGCATGGACGCCTGCCCCGTAGACATCGAGCACGTCACGCAGTTCACGGAGATGAACCGCCGGCTGACCGAGTCGGGCCAGATGAACAAGAACGTCGAGGACGCCGTGATGAACGTCTTCCAGAAGGGGAACACGTTCGGCGACCCCGACCGCAAGCGTCCCGACTGGACCGAGGAACTCGACTTCGAGGTGCCCGACGCCCGCGAGGAGGCCGTCGAGTACCTCTGGTACGTCGGCGACTACCCCTCCTACGACGACCGCAACCAGCACGTCGCGCGCTCACTCGCCCGCGTCCTCGAGGAAGCGGACGTCTCCTACGGCATCCTCTACGAGGACGAGCAGAACGACGGCAACGACATCCGCCGCGTCGGCGAGGAGGGCCTCTTCGAGATGGTCGCCGAGGAGAACATCGAGGCGTTCGAACAGTGCGACTACGAGAAGGTCGTCTGCACGGACCCCCACTCGTACAACACGTTCTCCAACGAGTACGACCAGTTCGGCTTCGAGGACGCCGACTCCGTCTACCACTACACGCAGGTCGTCGAGAACCTCGTGAACGAGGGCGCACTCGGCCTCTCGGGTACGGAACTCGACGACACCGTCACGTACCACGACCCCTGCCACCTCGGGCGCTACAACGGCGAGTTCGAGGCGCCCCGCGAGGTCATCCGCGCGACGGGCGTCGCGCTCGACGAGATGCCCCGCAACCGCGACGACTCGTTCTGCTGCGGCGGCGGCGGCGGTGGCCTCTGGATGGACTTCGAGGAGGACCCCAAGCCGAGCGAGGAGCGCATCCGGGAGGCCCTCGAGGACACGGACGCCGGTTCCGCCGTCGACCGCTTCGTCGTCGCGTGCCCGATGTGCATGACGATGTACGAGGACGGCCGGAAGACCGGCGGCTTCGAGGACGACATCGAGGTCACGGACATCACGGAACTGCTCGTCGAGGCCCTCGACGCGAAACGAGGGGTCGAATCGGGCGCCACGTCCGCCGCGGCGGACTAGCGCGGCCCGGCTATCGCCGTCCGAGCAGGACGCCCACGAAGAACGCGAGTAGTGCGACACCGAGCAGTTTCTTCCTGTCGCCGAAGCGCACGAACCGGGTTCCCTCCTCGCCGATCTCGAGCGCGCCGACCGGAGCGGCACTCATCCCGCCGCCCATCCCGTAGCCCTCACCGGCGCCCTGCGCCGACTCACCTTCGACCGATTCGTCCTCGGCCGACTCGTCACTCGGCTCGCTCGTCCCGCCGCCACCGCCGAACCCCCACGAGACGCGCGCGACGGGAATCACGGTGCGGTCCTCGCGCTCGACGGGGTCGCCGTAGACGGTGGCGACATCGCCGGCCTCGGCGAGTCGTTCGACGAGCGACGCGAGCACGCTGTTCGTCTCTGTGTGCATGGGAGAACGTACGGCAGCCAGCGGGAAACGCCTTCGGCCGTCAGCCGCCCAGCCGACCGCGTGCGGTCAGTTCAGCCACTCCTCGGCGAGCAAGCCGTAGCGGTACTCGTCCACCCACTCGCCGTCGCTGAAGATCTCGTCCCGCAGTGTCCCCTCGCGGACGAACCCCAGCGACTCCAGAACGGCCGCCGACGCGTCGTTCGACTCGTAGACGTACGCTGCGACCTTGTGGAAGCCGCACTCCCGGAACAGGTAGTCCAGCAGGAGTTCGATGGCCTCGGTCACGTAGCCGTTGCCCTGGTGCTCCGGCGCTATCCAGTACATCAGGAAGCCCGACTTCGTGTCCTCGAACACCCACGGGAGGGCGACGACCCCCACGGGCTCTGGGTCGCCGCCCGCACCGCTCGCTTCTCCCGTGGACTCGCTGCGCTCGTCCACGCAGACCAGGAAGCGGTACTCGTCGTCCTCGACCTCCTCCGCGATGTCGCCGCGAGACCGGATGGTGCTCGACCCGAGCGGCCGCCGTACGTCGGGGTGGTTGTGGCCGTACTGGAGAAACTCGTGGTCCTCCCCTTCGATGGGGTGGAGGGAGACGCTGTCGCCGGACGCGAACGCGGGACCTGGCATACGTCGACTACCGAAAACCGACGGAATAGGTCTTCCCCTGGTGTGCGTGGGAGTGACTCGGCTACCGTCAGTCCAGCCACTCGTCGGCCAGCAGGCCGTACGTGAACATGTCCTCGTACTCGCCGTCGACGACGCTCTCCTTCCGGCGGCGGCCCTCCTGGACGAAGCCCAGTGATTCGAGGACCGCGGCGGAGGCCTCGTTGGAGACGTTCACGCGGGCGGTCACCTTGTGGAAGCCACACTCCCGGAAGGCGTAGTCGAGGAACAGGTCGGTCGCCTCGCTGACGTAGCCGTTCCCCTGGTGTTCGGGGGCCACCCAGTACATCAGGCTCCCGCGCTCGTCGGTGCCGCTGACGTAGCCGAACGCGACGACACCGACGGGTTCGCGTCCCCCGCCGTCTGCAGAACTGGCGCAAATGAGGAAGTGGTACGACTCGTCTTCGAGCATCTCCTCGACGTCGCTCAGCGTGCGGATGGTCGTGTCGGTCAGGGGCACGCGGACGTCGGGGTCGTTGCGGCCGCGCTGGACGAACTCGTGGTCCTCGGGTTCGATGGGGTGGAGGCTGACGGTGTCACCCGTCGCGAACGCGGGTCCTGGCATACACGACCGTTGGACTGCGG
Encoded proteins:
- a CDS encoding acetyltransferase, with product MPGPAFASGDSVSLHPIEGEDHEFLQYGHNHPDVRRPLGSSTIRSRGDIAEEVEDDEYRFLVCVDERSESTGEASGAGGDPEPVGVVALPWVFEDTKSGFLMYWIAPEHQGNGYVTEAIELLLDYLFRECGFHKVAAYVYESNDASAAVLESLGFVREGTLRDEIFSDGEWVDEYRYGLLAEEWLN
- a CDS encoding acetyltransferase — translated: MPGPAFATGDTVSLHPIEPEDHEFVQRGRNDPDVRVPLTDTTIRTLSDVEEMLEDESYHFLICASSADGGGREPVGVVAFGYVSGTDERGSLMYWVAPEHQGNGYVSEATDLFLDYAFRECGFHKVTARVNVSNEASAAVLESLGFVQEGRRRKESVVDGEYEDMFTYGLLADEWLD